From Roseburia hominis, the proteins below share one genomic window:
- a CDS encoding cold-shock protein, translating to MKKGTVKWFNNQKGYGFISDETGHDVFVHYSGLNMEGYKSLEESQEVEFEVIEGEKGPQAVNVTKL from the coding sequence ATGAAGAAAGGTACCGTGAAATGGTTTAACAACCAGAAGGGCTACGGGTTCATTTCTGACGAGACAGGGCATGACGTGTTCGTTCATTACAGCGGCTTGAATATGGAAGGCTACAAGAGTCTTGAAGAGAGCCAGGAAGTTGAATTCGAAGTAATCGAGGGCGAGAAGGGTCCTCAGGCTGTCAATGTAACAAAACTTTAA